The DNA sequence ATATCTATTATAGCCTCTTCTGGTGTTATTGGCTTGAAAGGAAACCTTTTTATCTTAATTATCTCGCCTTCAGGAGATATCTCTTCGTTTTTCTGTTCTAAAAAGCTCTCAGACATCAGATTCCTATGTCTTTGGACCAGCTTTTCCTTGTATCTTGATATCTGTCTTTCCAGCTTGTCGTGGACGAGGTCGACTGCGGTCCTTACGTCATCAGAATTTTCTTGAGCACGAATTGTAGAACCAGCAGCAAAGATTGTAACCTCAGCCGAAAATATCTGCTTATTTTTCTTGGCGCTTGATCTGGTCAAAACGATCTGAACTTCGATAATTTTTTTGAAAAATCTATCCAATTTTGACAT is a window from the Thermodesulfobium sp. 4217-1 genome containing:
- the raiA gene encoding ribosome-associated translation inhibitor RaiA produces the protein MQVIVKDKGVNLSDEQKTYISNKMSKLDRFFKKIIEVQIVLTRSSAKKNKQIFSAEVTIFAAGSTIRAQENSDDVRTAVDLVHDKLERQISRYKEKLVQRHRNLMSESFLEQKNEEISPEGEIIKIKRFPFKPITPEEAIIDMELLGHNFYVFINSQTMDVNVIYSRNDGGYGLIEPEK